In a single window of the Podarcis raffonei isolate rPodRaf1 chromosome 14, rPodRaf1.pri, whole genome shotgun sequence genome:
- the TMEM184A gene encoding transmembrane protein 184A, with amino-acid sequence MNNATLANASSPPGSMSPATLRLDFLPSAVGSGPLVVGDGSQLRADQNHSQDSQHLFLTTSAAKVISGLFVWAALVITCHQIFLHLKSYTIPNEQRYIIRILFIVPIYAFDSWLSLLLIGSHQYYVYFDSVRDCYEAFVIYSFLSLCFEYLGGESTIMAEIRGKPIVSSCLYGTCCLQGMSYSIGFLRFCKQATLQFCIVKPLMAIITIILQAFGKYNDGDFNIHSGYLYITIIYNFSVSLALYALFLFYFATMELLRPFEPVLKFLTIKAVIFLSFWQGMLLAILEKCGVIPEVQIIDGNTVGAGTVAAGYQNFIICIEMLFAAIALRYAFTCQVYREKKESATSNLAPMQSISSGLKETMSPQDIVQDAIHNFSPAYQQYTQQSMQEAGEPGQNGHVEPKTDGQHIKKSKNIEKRVLIISDDEL; translated from the exons CCTGCCACGCTGCGCTTGGATTTCCTCCCGTCGGCGGTCGGCTCCGGCCCCCTGGTCGTAGGCGATGGCTCCCAGCTGAGGGCTGACCAGAACCACTCCCAAGACAGCCAGCATCTCTTCCTGACCACTTCGGCGGCCAAGGTGATCTCTGGCCTCTTTGTGTGGGCTGCCCTCGTCATCACTTGCCACCAA ATCTTCTTGCACCTGAAAAGCTACACCATCCCCAACGAGCAGCGCTACATCATCCGTATCCTATTCATCGTGCCCATCTATGCCTTCGACTCGTGGCTCAGCCTTTTGCTGATCGGCAGCCACCAATACTACGTTTATTTCGACTCGGTGCGCGACTGCTACGAAG CCTTTGTAATCTACAGCTTTTTGAGCCTTTGCTTTGAGTACCTTGGAGGGGAGAGCACCATCATGGCTGAAATCAGAGGGAAACCCATTGT GTCTAGCTGCCTCTATGGAACGTGCTGTTTacaagggatgtcctattccattggATTCCTCAGATTCTGCAAGCAG GCAACGCTGCAGTTCTGCATTGTGAAGCCTCTGATggctatcatcaccatcatcttgcAAGCCTTTGGGAAATACAACGACGGAGACTTCAA CATTCACAGTGGCTACCTCTACATCACCATTATCTACAACTTCTCCGTCAGCTTGGCTCTCTATGctctcttcctcttctatttCGCCACCATGGAGCTCCTGCGACCCTTTGAGCCGGTCCTTAAATTCCTCACCATCAAGGCAGTCATCTTCCTCTCTTTTTGGCAAG GGATGTTGCTGGCTATCCTGGAGAAATGTGGGGTGATCCCAGAGGTTCAGATCATCGATGGGAACACGGTGGGAGCCGGGACGGTAGCAGCCGGCTACCAGAACTTCATAATCTGCATCGAAATGCTGTTTGCTGCCATCGCCCTCCGATACGCTTTCACCTGCCAGGTGTAcagggagaagaaggaaagtGCGACAT CAAACCTTGCCCCGATGCAGAGCATCTCCAGTGGTCTGAAGGAGACCATGAGCCCCCAGGACATTGTCCAGGATGCCATCCACAACTTCTCCCCAGCGTACCAGCAGTACACACAGCAGTCCATGCAAGAGGCTGGCGAGCCGGGGCAGAACGGGCACGTGGAGCCCAAAACTGATGGCCAACACATCAAGAAGAGCAAGAACATCGAGAAGAGGGTGCTGATAATCTCTGACGACGAGCTATAG